In the Candidatus Krumholzibacteriia bacterium genome, TCGGGCCGGAAGGTCGTCATGTCGGAATCCGATGCGACGAAGAACGGGAGCCTCCGACGCAACAGTCTGCGCCCTGATCGTTCCGTGGAATGGAACGATCAGGGCGATGGCCCACGATCGAGAGGCCGGAGCGCCGTGAGCGGATCCAGGCTGCGGACGCACCGGAAGCCGACGTATCGGCCCGGCGTGAAAGCCTTCTCGATGGGGAGCATGAGTTGTGTCGTCGCCAGCTCGGCTTCGATCGTCCAGCCCGCGCTGATGGCGATCTTCCTGTCGGAATCGACCTCCAGACGCCCGGTCTCGGGGTCTGCCGTTCGCCAGCTGGCGTCGATCCATTCCTGGACCGAGCCCAGGAGATCGAGCACGCCGTCCTCGCTGCGGTCGGAGGGATGGGAGCCGACCGGTGGTACGTTCTGGGTGAACAAGCCATCGTCGACACCACTCATCGCAAGAGTTCGGTCGCCTCGACGGCCCACGACCGCGAGCACCTCGAGCGATTCCGGCGGAACGTCGGCGCGGTACCGTGTCCAGGGGAGTTCGTTCCCGACGGTTCCCCCGACCGCGCGCTGGAACTCCTTGAGCGTCGGAAGACGTTTGCCGGCCCATTCCGCGTACGCCCGGGCGTCGGTCCAGGAGACCATGACCATGGGTCGGTCCTTCAGCGACGACAGGCCCGAGTCCTCCCAGTCCTTCGGCAGCGGATGTCCCGTCGCCTCGTGGAAACGGAGGTAGTCGCCGATCGTCACCTCGGTGCGGTCCATGGCGAACACCGGGCCGGTCCACGGCTCGCGGACCATGGCATCGGTGTCGGGCGGCCAGTGTTCCACCACGAAACGGCCGCCCGGAATGCGCACCATGCCGTCGAGCACCCCGGTCGTGTCCACGAGGGTCGCGTGGAACTCCACCTGCCGCGCGCCATCGGTCGCGTCGGGGGGCGGGATCTCGCGGGAGAGTTCGGCCAGGGCACCGTCGTCGCCCGCGAACACGAAGCGCACGAGTCCGGGGTCGAGCGACGTCCGCACCGGTGTGGTGCCGAGTTCGAGCGGCTCGTCGTACTCGCCCGTCCCGACGTTCCAGGGGCGGACCCAGGTCCGCGTTCCGCTCGGTTCCGACGTCAGCACGACGGGCGTGCGGGTCGTCGGGTCGCGGCTCGCGCCCGTCCACCAGGCCACGCCCACGGCCAGCAGCAGGATGGCGGCGGCGGCGAGGGGACGTCGACGACGGGCCACGAACCGGCGGGCGCGTTGCAGTGCCGACGGAGGCCGGGTCTCGATCCTCCCGCCGCGCGCGAAGGCCCGCAGGTCGCGCGCCATGGCGTCGATCGAGACGTACCGGTCGTCGGGTTTCTTCTCCATCGCCTTCAGGCAGATCGTCTGCAGGTCCCGCGGCACGTCGGGGCGCAGGCGCCGGGGCGCGGTCGGCTCGCCCTGGCGGATGTCGCGCGCGACGTCGAGTGCCGAGTCGCCGAGGAAGGGGCGCCGGCCGGTCAGCAGTTCGTAGAGCACCACTCCGAGCGAGTAGACGTCGGTGCGATGGTCGATCTCGTGGCGGCGCCCCAGGAGCTGCTCGGGGCTCATGTACTGGATCGTGCCCGTCACGTCACCCGAGCGGGTGGGGCCCTCGGCCTCGAGGTCGCGGGCCAGGCCGAAGTCGGTGAGCCGTGGATGGCCCTGGCGGTCGATCAGCACGTTCGCCGGTTTGACGTCGCGGTGGATCACGCCGTGGTCGTGGGCATGGGCCAGGCCGTCGGCGATCCGGGCGACGAAGTCGGCGATCGCGCGCGGATCGTCCGGGTCGGGTCCGAGCCCCCGCCGGCGGTCGACGACCATCTCGTCGGCCACGTTCGAGCCCTCGACGAAGGGCATCACCAGGTAGTGGGTGCCGCGCTCGGTGCCCGAGCGCAACAGCGGGACGATCGAGGGGTGGTCGAAGCGCTGCATGCGCTCGGCCTCGCCCTCGAAGCGCACCAGACCGGTGCCACTGCTGGCCAGACCGAAGAACAGCAACTTCAGGGCGACGACGTCGTCGGTGCTCGTGTCGATTCCGCGGTAGACGGTCCCCGTGCCGCCGTGGCCGATCTCGGTGGTGAGACGCACACCGCCGAGGACGTCGAAGGGCAGGTTCCCGTCGGCCTGTTCCTCGCTCACGTCGAGGAAGTCGCCGGCGGCCTCGAGGTGGCGGAGCAGGCTCTCGACCTCGGTGCGCGTGGCGGCATCGAGCTCGTCGAGGCGGCGAATGCGCTCGCTCGGGCTCAGATCGAGCACGGCTTCGAAGATCTCGCGGACGCGTCGGGACTCGCTCACCATGAACTCCGGAGAGGGACCAACTCCGAACTCTGCCTGCTCCGGCGCGTGGGATCAAGTGTGACTCCGTGCAGTCGATCGTTGCCGGGTCGGTTGCCTTCGCGCATGCTGCGCCGTCGTGAACCTCTTGTTCGGATCGAATCTCTCGCAGTGGGGTGGCGGTGAGAAGTGGATGCTCACCGCCGCCGAGGCGATGGCCGAGCGGGGCCATCGCGTTTCACTGTGTGCGCCCACCGGATCCGAACTGCTCGCGCGGGCGCCGGCGTCGATCGAGACCTTCGCCGTGGACTTCGTCCGCGATTTCGATCCGGTGTCGTTCCTGCGCGTGTGGCGCCATTGCCGCCGGCGGCGGATCGACGTCTTCTGCCTGAACATGGACCGCGTGCTGCGCGTGGGCGGTCTGGCGGCGCGGCTGGCCGGCGTGAGGGCGGTGATCCCGCGCCGCGGCAGCGAGTTCCCCCTGAAGGGCCACCTGAACTACCGCTTCCAGTACCAGGTGGTGGCGACCGCGCTCGTCGTCAACTCGCGCGCGACCGAGCGCACGCTGTGCCGCGACATCGACTGGAGGCCGCGCGGACGCGTGCACGTGCTGCACAACGGACTCGACCTGCGTCCGTACCAGAACCCCCGGCCGCGGCACGAGGTCCGCGCCGAACTCGGCCTGGCCGACGACGACCTCGTGGTGTTGAACGTCGGCGAGCTGACCACGCGCAAGAACGCGGCGCTGCTCGTGTCCGTGGTCCCGGACCTGCTTACGGAGTTCCCGCGGCTGCGTGTGCTGCTGGTGGGCGAGGGCGATCAACGCCACGCCCTGCAGCAGCAGATCGAGGCGCTGGACGTGGGCGATCACGTGCGCCTGCTCGGTTTCCGGCGTGACGTGGCCGACCTGCTGAACGCGGGCGACTTGCTGGCCCACACCGCCCACGTCGAGGGCTTCGGTTTCGCCGTGGCCGAGGCCATGGCCTGCGGCCTCCCCACGGTGGTCACGAACGCCAGCAGCCTGCCCGAGGTGCTCGAGGAGGGCGTCACGGGCTTTGCCTTCGCCGACGACGACGCCGACGGCCTGCGCGCGGCCCTGCGTCGCTATCTCGCCGATCCCGCACTGCGCCGCGAGCACGGCGAGGCCGGCCGCCGCCGGGTGCACACGCACTTCGAGCTGGGCGCGAAGATGGACGAACTCGAGCGGATCCTCGAACTCGAGACCGGCCGTCGTGGATCGTGACCGATCACACCGCCCCGCGGCGTGCTTCCAGTTGGCTGCGGATCTCCTGGGCCCGGTCCTCGGTGATCTCGAACCGGTAGATCGCCCACAGAGCGATCGCCGAGGTCAGAACGGGGACGAAGATGTCGAACAGCCGCATG is a window encoding:
- a CDS encoding bifunctional serine/threonine-protein kinase/formylglycine-generating enzyme family protein; its protein translation is MSESRRVREIFEAVLDLSPSERIRRLDELDAATRTEVESLLRHLEAAGDFLDVSEEQADGNLPFDVLGGVRLTTEIGHGGTGTVYRGIDTSTDDVVALKLLFFGLASSGTGLVRFEGEAERMQRFDHPSIVPLLRSGTERGTHYLVMPFVEGSNVADEMVVDRRRGLGPDPDDPRAIADFVARIADGLAHAHDHGVIHRDVKPANVLIDRQGHPRLTDFGLARDLEAEGPTRSGDVTGTIQYMSPEQLLGRRHEIDHRTDVYSLGVVLYELLTGRRPFLGDSALDVARDIRQGEPTAPRRLRPDVPRDLQTICLKAMEKKPDDRYVSIDAMARDLRAFARGGRIETRPPSALQRARRFVARRRRPLAAAAILLLAVGVAWWTGASRDPTTRTPVVLTSEPSGTRTWVRPWNVGTGEYDEPLELGTTPVRTSLDPGLVRFVFAGDDGALAELSREIPPPDATDGARQVEFHATLVDTTGVLDGMVRIPGGRFVVEHWPPDTDAMVREPWTGPVFAMDRTEVTIGDYLRFHEATGHPLPKDWEDSGLSSLKDRPMVMVSWTDARAYAEWAGKRLPTLKEFQRAVGGTVGNELPWTRYRADVPPESLEVLAVVGRRGDRTLAMSGVDDGLFTQNVPPVGSHPSDRSEDGVLDLLGSVQEWIDASWRTADPETGRLEVDSDRKIAISAGWTIEAELATTQLMLPIEKAFTPGRYVGFRCVRSLDPLTALRPLDRGPSP
- a CDS encoding glycosyltransferase family 4 protein, which encodes MNLLFGSNLSQWGGGEKWMLTAAEAMAERGHRVSLCAPTGSELLARAPASIETFAVDFVRDFDPVSFLRVWRHCRRRRIDVFCLNMDRVLRVGGLAARLAGVRAVIPRRGSEFPLKGHLNYRFQYQVVATALVVNSRATERTLCRDIDWRPRGRVHVLHNGLDLRPYQNPRPRHEVRAELGLADDDLVVLNVGELTTRKNAALLVSVVPDLLTEFPRLRVLLVGEGDQRHALQQQIEALDVGDHVRLLGFRRDVADLLNAGDLLAHTAHVEGFGFAVAEAMACGLPTVVTNASSLPEVLEEGVTGFAFADDDADGLRAALRRYLADPALRREHGEAGRRRVHTHFELGAKMDELERILELETGRRGS